From the Penaeus vannamei isolate JL-2024 chromosome 20, ASM4276789v1, whole genome shotgun sequence genome, the window aaagaacgttTTACATTCTTAGGATTGGTGTTTCTTGGGGTTTGGagtaagaaataaaggaatatcttagaaaaaaaatcttcaaaaaagAAATTTCAAAATTGGTAACGGCTGGTAACGGTATCGCGAGAACGGttaaagagagagtgacaagTAACGATCATTACCCGGGCTGTTCGATCGTTaactgcttgtttgtgtgtgtctgactcgTTAGATGACTCTCCGACTCGGGCAAAGATGGCGGCTtgcgagaggtagagaggaaggtaaCAATGAATTACAAAATCACTCCCACCTTTAACCGGCCGCGTCTCCTTGTGATACTACGCTGGACACaacagataagaagaaaaaaaacactacaagAATTCCTCGATTCAGAGAgatttaaaacaacaataatgaataactcatttgtaataagaaaaaaaaaaacacgaagttGGAAGTACTGAGGGACAGGTCGGTCGAGATGTCCAAGATGGCGTCACTTTCTCCGGGAATGTCACACCTGGCCGgacacgggggtgggggtgggggtggagggatggggttgggggtttcTATTGCATCATCCTCTGCAGCAGCTGGGCCGTGGgctgtggggggagagaaggggagaaacgtTAGTCGTCTGTCTTCATGaggtgcgattgtgtgtgtgtgtgtgtgtgtgtgtgtgtgtgtgtgtgtgtgtgtgtgtgtgtgtgtgtgtgtgtgtgtgtgtgtgtgtgtgtgtgtgatatatatatatatatatatatatatatatatatatatacatatatatatatatatatatatatatatatatatatatatgtatgtatgtatgtatgtatgtatatatacacatatatatatatatatatatatatatatatatgtatatatatgtgtgtgtgtgtgtgtgtgtgtgtgtgtgtgtgtgtgtgtatgtgtgtgtgtgtgtgtgtgtgtgtgtgtgtgtgtgtgtgtgtgtgtgtgtgtgtgtgtgtgtgtgtgcatatatgtgtgtgtgcatatatgtgtgtgtgtatatatgtgtatgtgtgtgtgtgtgtgtgtgtgtgtgtgtgtgtgtgtgtgtgtgtgtgtgtgtgtgtgtgtgtgtgtgtgtgtgtgtgtgtgtgtgtgtgtcaactaaAATGTTCATATTGATACACGTAGGAATGCATGATTTTGCCTATTCGCTGTATTATATCTGTATGCATTTGCTTGCATGCAAATACGTATAGTTGTGaacatatggatgtatacaggaatatatgtataatgcacacactctcacacaaacaaacacacacacacacacacacacacacacacacacacacacacacacacacatacacacacacaaaaaagaaaaatttatatatatattctgggtgTATGAGTACTAATGTGGTTCCAAAACATATTCAGAACattcgtggagagagagagttaacaaGACGACGGTTAGAGACATGGAGAGGAAGGTGCTCGTGCTAAAGACCGAATACTTACTATGTCACTAAGAGGAGACACTTAGATACTTAGATCTGAAACAGAGGGATGAAGGGAATTAGCTACTTACAAGAGACTCATGCTAAGTGTCGTGGAAGATGGATTGAAAGATTGGAAGATAAACGTACAGGAAAGATAAGACACGTGATTAAGAGAATAATAGATATTTATGATGGATTGGTTGGGAAGTTTTGAATTTTAAATTTGTCACgacttattttgtcattatccaACTGCCTTTTGAATTCAGAGGAAAATTGAATTCGCAGATTGGTTTGTAGTTCATGTATTATGATAGAGAAATTGCAGGTGTagtttactgtttgtttgtttgtttgttttatcattaagCGTTACGAAGCAAGGGCGGAGGTAGGCCCGGTCACCAGGCATAACAAGCCCATTTTAGGTTATTAAATCCAGCAGCAAGGAATTAATTCAACTTAACGGGAaatcaaagcaaaataaatgataTTCATGAAGCTTAAGATTTCGACGCTGATCTCAGGTCGTTTTGAGGTTTGATAGATTGTCAGTTTGTTTTATGGATTATCGAgttatctcttcttttattttgtgtggttttgattaaataaataaataatagattcaAGAACGAAAGTGGAAATAACAGAGGTTAATGTATTATCAGAATCCTTATGGAATGAAAAACCGAAgaacggaaaaagaagaaaaactagagGGAGCTTCTCGCCGTtaatttgttattgctgttaccgCTCTGCTGCTGTGGGCGCGTGTCCGGTGACCTTACCTGCGGGGACATCCGAGCCAGAGAACTGGCGCGGCCCTTCACCTTAGCCTTGTTGGCAGCCTGCTCGGCGTTCTCGACGcgctcctcggcctcctccagcTCCTGCTGGGCCTTGCGGAACTTGGCCAGGTTGAGGGCGGCGATCTCCTCGGCCTCCTCGATCTGGCGCTTGTACGTCTTGATCTTCTGCTGCAGCTTGTCGACCAGGTCCTGCATCCTCTCGTGGTTCTTCTTGTCCTCGTCGGACTGGAAGCTGAGCTCCTTGATGCGCCTCTCGCACTTCCTCAGGTTCTTCTGGGCGTCGGCGTGGCGGCGGCTCTCGTCGTCCAGCTGGTTCTCCAGCTCCCTGACGCGGCTCTCCAGCTTGGCCACAGCCTTCTTGCCGGTCTTCAGAGCGTTGGTCTCGACCTCTTCCAGGCGGACCTGGAGCTCCTTCACGGACACTTCGAGGGCCTTGCGCATCTTCTCCTGGGTCTGGGCGTGCTCCTGCTCAGCGCGGAGCTCGTCGGCGAGGCGGGCGGCGTCGACCATGGCCTTCTTGGCCTTCTCCTCCGAGTTCTTGGCCTCGTTCAACATCTCGTCAAGATCAGCCTGTTGCGAAGAGAAAGCGCATATGGAACGGCAGTCTGAAACATGAGGTACTGTATTCACGCGGTGCCATGCGTCCCGAACCCGCGAAATACGCACTCCCAATACTTACATGCAGGGTCTGCATTTCTCCCTCGAGCTTCCTCTTGGCGACGGTGAGGGAGCCGTTCTGCGCAGTGATGTCGTTGATGTGGTCGTGGGCCTCGGCGAGCTCGGCCTCAGCCTGGCGACGGCCGCGGTCGGACTGTTCCAGGAGCGTGCGGGACTCCTCCAACTCGCCGTGCAGGGCGTTGGCTCGACGCTCTGCGATGCCATACTGTTCCCTGTACTCTGACGCGAGGCGCTGCTCCTCCTCGACGCGGGCCTGGAGTTCCTTCATCTCGCCCTGGATCTTCTTGATGTGTTTCTGGAGGTCGGCGTTGGCCTTGTTGGAGTGGTCGAGGGCGATCTCCAGCTCGTTGATGTCAGACTCGAGCTTCTTCTTCATGCGGAGAGCTTCAGCTTTGCCCTTTGCTTCAGCCTCCAGGGAAGCTTGCATGGAGTCAATGGCGCGCTGGTGGCATTTACTGTAAAAGACACGAACTCATGTTAATGCCATAATAGTGCGTTTAACGTATAATTGATATTAGAGACATCTATGTATCGGTACTGATAAGAAATACACTGAACTCACCGGGTGTTCTcaaactcctcctctttctcctggaTGCGCCTGTCGATCTCCTGTCTGACCTGGCTGAGCTCAAGCTGTGCACGGAGCACCTTGTTCTCCTCCTGCTCGAGGGCGGCCTCGGCTTCCTCGAGGGCGGCCTGCAGTTCCTCCTTCTCGATCTCGAGGCGCTTGGCGTTCTTCTGGATCTCGTGGAGGGATCGTCCGCCCTCGCCGATCTGGTCCATCAGGTCCTTGATCTCGTCGGCGAGGTTCTTGTTCTCGCGGCGCACGGAGTCGAGCTGCTCCAGGTTCTCCTCGTAGGCGGCCTTGATGCGGAAGTGCTCGGTGGAGTAGTTGCGGCATTCCTTCTGCGAGGCATCTACCTCAGCGGCCAAGTCATCAACCTTCAGTTTCCATTCGGAAATGATCTTGTCGaagttcttctgcttcttttcggCGGCGTTGGCCAGCGCCGTGGCTCGCTCGACCTCGATCTGCATGTCCTCGAGCTCGGTGGCGATGCGCTGCTTCGTCTTCTCGAGGTTCATGTTCTTGATGTTCAGCTGTTCGATCTGCTGCTCGGCCTCCTCGAGGCGGGCGGCCAGCTTCAGGCGCGCTGCCTCGAGCTCCTCGGCGCGCGCGACGCCCTCGGACTCGTACTTGGCGCGCCACATCTGGGCCTCGGCGTTGGCCTTGGAGAGCTGGCGCTGCAGGTCGGCCTTCGCCTCGCCCTCTTCGTCCAGCTGCTCGCGGAGGCCGTCGATGTCGTGCTCCAAGTTGCGGAACTTACCGAGAAGAGTTGCACGTTCCTGAAAGAAGACCCGCACTCATAAATCTACAAATCATATACCGCGAAACCATAAACACCCAAATAATTTACAACccgacgaaaaggagagaaagaaaagcaccAAAAGCCCATACCCTGCACTCATCGTCGGCGAGTTTCCTGGTGTCCTCGAGCTGGTTGGTGAGAGACAACTTCAGCTTCGACAGCTGACCGATCTGGCTCTCCGCTTCCTCCACCTGGCGCAGAAGGTCGGTGTTCTCCACGGCGAGCTTCTTCTTGGTGGCATCGAAGTCGTTGAGGGTCCGGTTGGCTTCGTCGAGCTTGGACTGGATCTCGTTAATCTGGTGCTGAAGCTGCTTGTTCATCTTCTCAGCAGCGGCCTGGACAGAAGCACGGGGTCAGCGGTCGTCGCATCGAATCTCGTCAGTATCGCCATTTTATATTTCACAATATTtcctttagttttctttttcttttttttaatgacctATTACTTTCATTTCTATGGATGTACATATCTCAGCAAGAACAGAAGCAAATCAGTAAGCCTACTCATCGTTTCTGTAAAGGAACTCGTAAGATTTACAAGTACtgggagaaatgaaaggaaaatgagaacaagaaaaaatggagGTTATTAAGAAAGTTAACGAAAAGATGgtaaaaaatgaaacaagaaaacacGCTTTGAAGACGGGTTGATGGGTGgcagtggagaaggggggggtgaggtaagAAAACAGGTAGCGAACCGGTCTAATGAGGTAATTTGTTCTACCTGTTCTTCACCTGCGAGCTAATTTAAGCTCGCGAGGAAAATGTTCCaccgggaagggagaggggactaAAAGAGTAAGAGCTTCTTGAGGAAACTATTTTAACTATCTTAACTtttggacaaagaaaaaaaaatcaaatttctgTTCGTACTCTATTTTAGTAAGTGACCAAAAGTTAAGTTAAGATGTGTATTAgttgttctttattttctaatcGGAATGATTGGTATCACACTAAAAGGATTGCATGCACTTAAGGTTATTAAGGACAAACTCTTCACGAGAATAGTTTCGAAGcattaaaatgacaaaaaaataagacagaaatcGGCTTCGCTGCTGCTTTCTAAAATGCACGACGACTTTGCAATCAAAAAATGATTAGAGACAACGAATATAAAGACAAGTTTGAAAGTTACAACTCTCGACTCTTACCGTTAGCTTCCTAAACACATTACTCTTTTGACAGACATCACTTCTTTTGCAAAacagtatttcatttatttagcaCTGCTGCTAATTtcactaaaagagaaagagagagacgaaaaaatatGATTGCGTGAATAAATGCCTGTCTGTTTTACCTTATCGGTAGCCATTTGATCTGTTGCAAACTTCAAATCGTCGACTTGACCATTCAattttgctttttccttctcAAGCCTGTTAGAATAGTGTGTGTTAGCTGTtaccaaacataaaacaaaaaaaaaattaaaataataatggtgatgaagaaacCGAAAAGAGCATTTGTCAGTAGTGTTGTTTATACGCTTTTGTTTTTTACCGTCGGTGTCTCTTCACTTATTTTGTGGGCATTGTATCTCGTTTTACTCTATTTTTACACTATTCAAAATGTCCTCCAAATGTCAGAGTTGAAATCCACAAGCAAATCGAAATCCACAAAACAAGTGAAGTGCCCGACCATCGTTTGCGCAAGTCAGCCATTAGATGCGAGAGAAAGGGcaaatttattattttcttaaaaagAGAGACGTTGTTGAGTGGGCTGACAACGCCGTCCCGGTTTGGTTTTGCTCTTTACCTTCTCGTTACTGAGCGCATCGGCTGCAGACCGAGCATCATTGAGTTCCGAAGATAGGGTTGTCTTTTCCCGTTCCGCTCTGTAGCAAGGCcatagacaagagagaaaaatggcgTGAGTTTTTTCCCTTGAAGACGGCACCTAAGCATGCTACCTTGGTGCTTATAGTGTAGATGAACGAGGTGAagagataataagagataaaaaggggagtTGAGAGAGTACCTAAAGTAAAGGAAATGTCTAAAAGAAAGGCGGGAAAACAAAAGAAGCGAAAAGCGATATAGGGAAATCTTTCTTATAAGAGGATAGGAAAGAAAGCGTCTTTCGGCTTCTGGAATGTAGATCTTCTGGAAATTTGGCGGGAAACTAAATAAATGACATAgatcaaaataaaaaagggatCAAAATAAGGAAGGGTTAAGCAAAGCTCCCATACACAAAAAATGAAGGATCGCAGGATGGGAAAATCGAAGAAGGATgccactttctatttttttcgcattttttttccttctcgttttctttacctTATCTCGAACAAGACCGTCTGTGGCAGATCTGGCATCATCAGCTTCCCGTTTCAGagcctccttatccttctccatcctaGGTTAGAAGCAGATTTGGGGAGGAGGCCACCGAACaaaatgattagaaaaaaataaaagaaattgtaattatatacataatgtgcTGCGCTGCGGTCTGTTATCAGTTAgctaattcattttcatttgttctATGCAGTTAGCCGTGTTAGGATATCACAGAGGTCTGCCAGGAAATAAACAATTTTAGGTCTCCTGAATAGATGGGTATAATGGATTATTAAATGTATAAAATTAACGTGTATAAATTTTTACTCTATATCCAGCATtattgcatacataaacacacacacacacgcacaaactcacacatacatacaaatgtataaatatatatatacatatacatataaacaaatatatatacatatacatataaacaaatatatatacatatacatataaacaaatatatatacatatatcatatatatacatatatcatatatatatatatatgtgtgtgtgtgtgtgtgtgtgtgtgtgtgtgtgtgtgtgtgtgtgtgtgtgtgtgtgtgtgtgtgtgtattatatatatatatatatatatatatatatatatatatatatatatactaatatatatatatatatatatatatatatacttatatataaatatataatacatacgcacatatacatatgcatatatataaatgtatatacatatatatgtatatacatatatatatacctatatatatatatgtatgtatgtgtgtatgtatatgtatgtgtatatgtatatgtatatatatatatatatatatatatatatatatatatatatatatatatatatacacacacacacacacacacatatctacacgtatgtgtatatgtgtatgtaaatatacatatacatttatacatatacatacgtgtatatatatatatatatatatatatatatatatatatatatacatgcacatgtacatgtatgtatatatttgtatatgtgtacatataatacatatgcgtacatatatatttgtatatatgtgtatatataaacacacacacacacacacatgtatatacatacatatatatatacatatatatatatatatatatatatatatattatatatacatataaacatttgtatatatatgcacacacacacacacacacacacacacacacacacacacacacacacacacacacacacacacacacacacacacacacacacacacacacacacgcgcacacatatacatatacatatacatatacacacacacacatatatatatatatatatatacatatatacatatatatatatatatatatatatatacatatattatatatatatataaaaatatatacatacacacacacacacacacacacacacacatatatatatatatatatatatatatatatatatatatatatatatatatatatatatatatatatatacatatatatatatatacatatatatgaatatatatacacatatatgtatatatatgtatatatatatgtatctatgtatatatatttcatacacacgcacgcacacagatgcatgcaATCTTCAACGTTGCAACCGTGAGATTCGCCCAAGGAATCCCCTCGCCGCGCGCCCTCGCCGCGGCATCCCGCGCGCGGCGGGCGCCCTTACCTGGCCTTCATTTTGTTGAGGTGGTCGATCTGCTCGGACATCTCGGCGACGGCGTCATTGTGCTTCTTGCGGAGGCTGGCGAGGGCGGCCTCGTGCTGGATGTTGGACTCCTCGAGGTCGCGGCGGATCTTGGCCAGCTCGGCCTCGCGCTTCTTGTTGAGCTCGATCTGCGCCGCGGTGGCGCCACCGGCCTCGTCCAGGCGCTCGCCCAGCTCCTCCAGCTCGCGGCCCAGGTGAGTCTTGGACTTCTCGGACTTGGCGCGGGCCTGGCGCTCGTGCTCCAGCTCCTCCTCGAGCTCCTCAATGCGAGCCTGCAGCTCCTTGATTTGTTTCTGGAGCTTCGAGACGAGTCCCTGCTCGTCCTCCAGCTTGCATGCAAGGGAGGAGACTTCCTTGTCCTTGCGCTGGATGGTCTGTTCGAGCTCCTTCTTGTTGCGCTCCAAGTCGGCAACGGCTTCCTGGGTCAACTTGAGGTCGCCCTCAACCTTCCTCTTGGCCTTGTCAACCTCGCCTCGcagcttcttctccctctcgagAGAATCCTCAAGCTCATCGAGGGTCTGTTCAAGCTTGGCCTTAACCTTGTTGAGGTGGTTGCACTTGTCCTCGATGCCCTGCAGGTCCTCGGCCGTCTTCTGGTTGCACTCCTGCAGGTGCTTCTTCTCCTTGTTGATCTTGTTGATGAGTTCGTCCTGGTGCGCGATCTCATCGTTGAGGTTCCGGATCTGGTGGTCCTTGGTGGCCTTGTCCTGCTCAGCCTTCTGCACCGTCAGCTCCAAGTCCTCGATGTCCTTCTTCAAGCCGGAGATCTCTTGCTCGATCTTCTTCTTACCCTGGAACAGCTGGTTgcgggcctcctcctcctgctgtagGCGCTCTGTGGTTTcctgggggtggggaagaggcgaAGGGTCACACTCCAGCACGCAACAACATGTCGGCTCATGTCACtatgagacacacagacacgcaaagacACTAAGACAAAACACCACTAAGACACTATCCAACAGGACGCTACGGGTTGGGGAAATCGTGGTAAGTCCTACCTCCACGATGGTGTGGGGAACGTATAAGGAACCCATACTGGCTACAGCTAGAGTTTACAAGGGAAGTGtacaagggggaggggtaggggctaCTCGTAACAGATCGTA encodes:
- the LOC113810227 gene encoding myosin heavy chain, muscle-like isoform X4, whose amino-acid sequence is MPGHIVKSTGPDPDPTEYLYVSLEQKRIDQTKPYDAKKACWVPCEKEGYVLGEIQGTKGDLVTVLVPGGDTKNFKKDLVLQVNPPKFEKCEDMSNLTYLNDASVLYNLKQRYITKLIYTYSGLFCVAINPYKRYPIYTNRCVKIYQGKRRNEVPPHIFAISDGAYMDMLQNHENQSMLITGESGAGKTENTKKVIQYFANIARKSDSFEKKGKQKEMPKFSSGNLEDQIVQTNPVLEAFGNAKTVRNDNSSRFGKFIRIHFGPSGKLSGADIETYLLEKARVISQQSLERSYHIFYQIMSDYVKHLKPLCFLSNDIHDYYFVSQGKVTVASIDDNEEMQFTDTAFDVLGFSQEDKDNVYKVTATVMHFGNLKFKQRGREEQAEPDGTETGDICGKLLGSDGAELYKNLTKPKIKVGNEFVTQGRNKDQVYYSVGALAKALFDRMFKWLVRKCNVTLETGQKRVMFIGVLDIAGFEIFDFNGFEQLCINFTNEKLQQFFNHHMFVLEQEEYKREGINWVFIDFGLDLQACIELIEKPLGILSILEEESMFPKATDKSFEEKLKTNHLGKSPNFIKPKPPKPGQAEAHFAIVHYAGTVPYNLTGWLEKNKDPLNDTVVDQIKKSSNQLAVEIFADHPGQSGAADTGGKGGKRAKGSGFQTVSGMYKEQLNNLMTVLRSTSPHFIRCIIPNENKAAGVIDAALVMHQLTCNGVLEGIRICRKGFPNRMVYPDFKHRYRVLCPPLLLQERKEQVPPRPSAEMILDYVKLEPNQYRYGQNKVFFRAGVLGQLEEIRDDRLAKIISWLQSWIRGYTSRKAYKKLQEQRVALIVVQRNLRKYLQLRTWAWYRLWQKVKPLLNVTRIEDEIRALEEKAAKAEENYERESKLRKELEAANLALLEEKNNLMVALESTKGNVSEYLDKQAKLQSQKADLEAQLNETTERLQQEEEARNQLFQGKKKIEQEISGLKKDIEDLELTVQKAEQDKATKDHQIRNLNDEIAHQDELINKINKEKKHLQECNQKTAEDLQGIEDKCNHLNKVKAKLEQTLDELEDSLEREKKLRGEVDKAKRKVEGDLKLTQEAVADLERNKKELEQTIQRKDKEVSSLACKLEDEQGLVSKLQKQIKELQARIEELEEELEHERQARAKSEKSKTHLGRELEELGERLDEAGGATAAQIELNKKREAELAKIRRDLEESNIQHEAALASLRKKHNDAVAEMSEQIDHLNKMKARAEREKTTLSSELNDARSAADALSNEKAAAEKMNKQLQHQINEIQSKLDEANRTLNDFDATKKKLAVENTDLLRQVEEAESQIGQLSKLKLSLTNQLEDTRKLADDECRERATLLGKFRNLEHDIDGLREQLDEEGEAKADLQRQLSKANAEAQMWRAKYESEGVARAEELEAARLKLAARLEEAEQQIEQLNIKNMNLEKTKQRIATELEDMQIEVERATALANAAEKKQKNFDKIISEWKLKVDDLAAEVDASQKECRNYSTEHFRIKAAYEENLEQLDSVRRENKNLADEIKDLMDQIGEGGRSLHEIQKNAKRLEIEKEELQAALEEAEAALEQEENKVLRAQLELSQVRQEIDRRIQEKEEEFENTRKCHQRAIDSMQASLEAEAKGKAEALRMKKKLESDINELEIALDHSNKANADLQKHIKKIQGEMKELQARVEEEQRLASEYREQYGIAERRANALHGELEESRTLLEQSDRGRRQAEAELAEAHDHINDITAQNGSLTVAKRKLEGEMQTLHADLDEMLNEAKNSEEKAKKAMVDAARLADELRAEQEHAQTQEKMRKALEVSVKELQVRLEEVETNALKTGKKAVAKLESRVRELENQLDDESRRHADAQKNLRKCERRIKELSFQSDEDKKNHERMQDLVDKLQQKIKTYKRQIEEAEEIAALNLAKFRKAQQELEEAEERVENAEQAANKAKVKGRASSLARMSPQPTAQLLQRMMQ
- the LOC113810227 gene encoding myosin heavy chain, muscle-like isoform X27 codes for the protein MPGHIVKSTGPDPDPTEYLYVSLEQKRIDQTKPYDAKKACWVPCEKEGYVLGEIQGTKGDLVTVLVPGGDTKNFKKDLVLQVNPPKFEKCEDMSNLTYLNDASVLYNLKQRYITKLIYTYSGLFCVAINPYKRYPIYTNRCVKIYQGKRRNEVPPHIFAISDGAYMDMLQNHENQSMLITGESGAGKTENTKKVIAYFANVGASTKKPKEGEKKQNLEDQIVQTNPVLEAFGNAKTVRNDNSSRFGKFIRIHFGPSGKLSGADIETYLLEKARVISQQSLERSYHIFYQIMSDYVKHLKPLCFLSNNIHDYHYVSQGKVTVASIDDREDMEFTDTAFDVLGFSQEDKDNVYKVTATVMHFGNLKFKQRGREEQAEPDGTETGDICGKLLGSDGAELYKNLTKPKIKVGNEFVTQGRNKDQVYYSVGALAKALFDRMFKWLVRKCNVTLETGQKRVMFIGVLDIAGFEIFDFNGFEQLCINFTNEKLQQFFNHHMFVLEQEEYKREGINWVFIDFGLDLQACIELIEKPLGILSILEEESMFPKATDKSFEEKLKTNHLGKSPNFIKPKPPKPGQAEAHFAIVHYAGTVPYNLTGWLEKNKDPLNDTVVDQIKKSSNQLAVEIFADHPGQSGAADTGGKGGKRAKGSGFQTVSGMYKEQLNKLMTTLMSTCPHFIRCIIPNEFKQTGVIDAALVMHQLTCNGVLEGIRICRKGFPNRMVYPDFKHRYRVLCPPLLLQERKEQVPPRPSAEMILDYVKLEPNQYRYGQNKVFFRAGVLGQLEEIRDDRLAKIISWLQSWIRGYTSRKAYKKLQEQRVALIVVQRNLRKYLQLRTWAWYRLWQKVKPLLNVTRIEDEIRALEEKAAKAEENYERESKLRKELEAANLALLEEKNNLMVALESTKGNVSEYLDKQAKLQSQKADLEAQLNETTERLQQEEEARNQLFQGKKKIEQEISGLKKDIEDLELTVQKAEQDKATKDHQIRNLNDEIAHQDELINKINKEKKHLQECNQKTAEDLQGIEDKCNHLNKVKAKLEQTLDELEDSLEREKKLRGEVDKAKRKVEGDLKLTQEAVADLERNKKELEQTIQRKDKEVSSLACKLEDEQGLVSKLQKQIKELQARIEELEEELEHERQARAKSEKSKTHLGRELEELGERLDEAGGATAAQIELNKKREAELAKIRRDLEESNIQHEAALASLRKKHNDAVAEMSEQIDHLNKMKARAEREKTTLSSELNDARSAADALSNEKAAAEKMNKQLQHQINEIQSKLDEANRTLNDFDATKKKLAVENTDLLRQVEEAESQIGQLSKLKLSLTNQLEDTRKLADDECRERATLLGKFRNLEHDIDGLREQLDEEGEAKADLQRQLSKANAEAQMWRAKYESEGVARAEELEAARLKLAARLEEAEQQIEQLNIKNMNLEKTKQRIATELEDMQIEVERATALANAAEKKQKNFDKIISEWKLKVDDLAAEVDASQKECRNYSTEHFRIKAAYEENLEQLDSVRRENKNLADEIKDLMDQIGEGGRSLHEIQKNAKRLEIEKEELQAALEEAEAALEQEENKVLRAQLELSQVRQEIDRRIQEKEEEFENTRKCHQRAIDSMQASLEAEAKGKAEALRMKKKLESDINELEIALDHSNKANADLQKHIKKIQGEMKELQARVEEEQRLASEYREQYGIAERRANALHGELEESRTLLEQSDRGRRQAEAELAEAHDHINDITAQNGSLTVAKRKLEGEMQTLHADLDEMLNEAKNSEEKAKKAMVDAARLADELRAEQEHAQTQEKMRKALEVSVKELQVRLEEVETNALKTGKKAVAKLESRVRELENQLDDESRRHADAQKNLRKCERRIKELSFQSDEDKKNHERMQDLVDKLQQKIKTYKRQIEEAEEIAALNLAKFRKAQQELEEAEERVENAEQAANKAKVKGRASSLARMSPQPTAQLLQRMMQ
- the LOC113810227 gene encoding myosin heavy chain, muscle-like isoform X5; amino-acid sequence: MPGHIVKSTGPDPDPTEYLYVSLEQKRIDQTKPYDAKKACWVPCEKEGYVLGEIQGTKGDLVTVLVPGGDTKNFKKDLVLQVNPPKFEKCEDMSNLTYLNDASVLYNLKQRYITKLIYTYSGLFCVAINPYKRYPIYTNRCVKIYQGKRRNEVPPHIFAISDGAYMDMLQNHENQSMLITGESGAGKTENTKKVIQYFANIARKSDSFEKKGKQKEMPKFSSGNLEDQIVQTNPVLEAFGNAKTVRNDNSSRFGKFIRIHFGPSGKLSGADIETYLLEKARVISQQSLERSYHIFYQIMSDYVKHLKPLCFLSNDIHDYYFVSQGKVTVASIDDNEEMQFTDTAFDVLGFSQEDKDNVYKVTATVMHFGNLKFKQRGREEQAEPDGTETGDICGKLLGSDGAELYKNLTKPKIKVGNEFVTQGRNKDQVYYSVGALAKALFDRMFKWLVRKCNVTLETGQKRVMFIGVLDIAGFEIFDFNGFEQLCINFTNEKLQQFFNHHMFVLEQEEYKREGINWVFIDFGLDLQACIELIEKPLGILSILEEESMFPKATDKSFEEKLKTNHLGKSPNFIKPKPPKPGQAEAHFAIVHYAGTVPYNLTGWLEKNKDPLNDTVVDQIKKSSNQLAVEIFADHPGQSGAADTGGKGGKRAKGSGFQTVSGMYKEQLNNLMTVLRSTSPHFVRCIIPNEHKEPGVIDAALVMHQLTCNGVLEGIRICRKGFPNRMVYPDFKHRYRVLCPPLLLQERKEQVPPRPSAEMILDYVKLEPNQYRYGQNKVFFRAGVLGQLEEIRDDRLAKIISWLQSWIRGYTSRKAYKKLQEQRVALIVVQRNLRKYLQLRTWAWYRLWQKVKPLLNVTRIEDEIRALEEKAAKAEENYERESKLRKELEAANLALLEEKNNLMVALESTKGNVSEYLDKQAKLQSQKADLEAQLNETTERLQQEEEARNQLFQGKKKIEQEISGLKKDIEDLELTVQKAEQDKATKDHQIRNLNDEIAHQDELINKINKEKKHLQECNQKTAEDLQGIEDKCNHLNKVKAKLEQTLDELEDSLEREKKLRGEVDKAKRKVEGDLKLTQEAVADLERNKKELEQTIQRKDKEVSSLACKLEDEQGLVSKLQKQIKELQARIEELEEELEHERQARAKSEKSKTHLGRELEELGERLDEAGGATAAQIELNKKREAELAKIRRDLEESNIQHEAALASLRKKHNDAVAEMSEQIDHLNKMKARAEREKTTLSSELNDARSAADALSNEKAAAEKMNKQLQHQINEIQSKLDEANRTLNDFDATKKKLAVENTDLLRQVEEAESQIGQLSKLKLSLTNQLEDTRKLADDECRERATLLGKFRNLEHDIDGLREQLDEEGEAKADLQRQLSKANAEAQMWRAKYESEGVARAEELEAARLKLAARLEEAEQQIEQLNIKNMNLEKTKQRIATELEDMQIEVERATALANAAEKKQKNFDKIISEWKLKVDDLAAEVDASQKECRNYSTEHFRIKAAYEENLEQLDSVRRENKNLADEIKDLMDQIGEGGRSLHEIQKNAKRLEIEKEELQAALEEAEAALEQEENKVLRAQLELSQVRQEIDRRIQEKEEEFENTRKCHQRAIDSMQASLEAEAKGKAEALRMKKKLESDINELEIALDHSNKANADLQKHIKKIQGEMKELQARVEEEQRLASEYREQYGIAERRANALHGELEESRTLLEQSDRGRRQAEAELAEAHDHINDITAQNGSLTVAKRKLEGEMQTLHADLDEMLNEAKNSEEKAKKAMVDAARLADELRAEQEHAQTQEKMRKALEVSVKELQVRLEEVETNALKTGKKAVAKLESRVRELENQLDDESRRHADAQKNLRKCERRIKELSFQSDEDKKNHERMQDLVDKLQQKIKTYKRQIEEAEEIAALNLAKFRKAQQELEEAEERVENAEQAANKAKVKGRASSLARMSPQPTAQLLQRMMQ